One Peromyscus leucopus breed LL Stock chromosome 6, UCI_PerLeu_2.1, whole genome shotgun sequence genomic region harbors:
- the Etv3 gene encoding ETS translocation variant 3 isoform X2, with amino-acid sequence MKAGCSIVEKPEGGGGYQFPDWAYKTESSPGSRQIQLWHFILELLQKEEFRHVIAWQQGEYGEFVIKDPDEVARLWGRRKCKPQMNYDKLSRALRYYYNKRILHKTKGKRFTYKFNFNKLVMPNYPFINIRSSAVNLFLQTFPIFYETTSSPLSSECHQNHSALDHVCSERPSL; translated from the exons ATGAAAGCAGGCTGTAGCATCGTGGAAAAGCCAGAAGGAGGTGGAG GGTATCAGTTTCCTGACTGGGCCTACAAAACCGAGTCGTCGCCAGGCTCCCGGCAGATCCAGCTGTGGCACTTCATCCTGGAactgctgcagaaggaagagtTCCGCCATGTCATCGCCTGGCAGCAGGGAGAATACGGGGAGTTCGTCATCAAGGACCCAGACGAAGTGGCCCGCCTCTGGGGCCGCAGGAAGTGCAAGCCACAGATGAACTATGACAAGCTGAGCCGGGCCCTCAG ATACTACTACAACAAGAGGATCCTTcataaaacaaaagggaaaaggtTTACTTACAAGTTTAACTTCAACAAGCTGGTGATGCCCAACTACCCTTTCATCAACATTCGCTCAAGTG CTGTGAACCTGTTTCTACAAACGTTTCCGATTTTCTATGAAACTACAAGCTCTCCCTTATCAAGTGAATGTCATCAAAACCACAGCGCCCTTGATCATGTCTGCAGTGAAAGGCCAAGTCTCTGA